A single window of Selenomonas sputigena DNA harbors:
- a CDS encoding DUF6339 family protein: MELSFMTQAGIDDMKTHVEEYAAMYQSADNAAMLAHLSARGYLEKTEFAALSPIELLTEGDFASTDVENVRRIYGAWRTLAPYTAADERFWAGLSHTLFWRYIHYRKEKDFGEGKAAALRSDFFFAQGRRRSLFVNPIARLWWAGHVVFDERRRDPFELLPVLAQEAFASQLVLLASSSLMSRRETRFAVLALLERFERGGRKVKREHLQALLGRLNEISSLTLVDMLAQEEIEKRLEGALFPRYENRRD, from the coding sequence ATGGAACTGAGCTTCATGACGCAGGCGGGCATCGACGATATGAAGACGCATGTCGAAGAATATGCCGCGATGTATCAGAGCGCGGACAATGCGGCGATGCTCGCGCATCTTTCGGCGCGCGGCTATCTCGAAAAGACGGAGTTTGCCGCACTTTCGCCCATCGAGCTTCTGACAGAGGGCGACTTTGCCTCGACGGACGTGGAGAACGTGCGGCGCATTTACGGCGCATGGCGCACGCTCGCGCCCTATACGGCGGCGGATGAGCGCTTCTGGGCGGGGCTTTCGCACACGCTCTTCTGGCGCTATATCCATTACCGCAAGGAAAAGGATTTCGGTGAGGGAAAGGCCGCCGCGCTTCGGAGCGATTTCTTCTTCGCGCAGGGGCGGCGCCGCTCGCTCTTCGTGAATCCGATCGCCCGCCTGTGGTGGGCGGGGCACGTGGTCTTCGATGAGCGCCGCCGCGATCCGTTCGAGCTTCTGCCCGTGCTCGCGCAAGAAGCGTTCGCCTCGCAGCTCGTGCTCCTCGCCTCAAGCAGCCTCATGAGCCGCAGGGAGACGCGCTTCGCCGTGCTCGCGCTCTTGGAGCGCTTCGAGCGCGGTGGGAGGAAGGTCAAGCGCGAGCATCTGCAGGCGCTCCTCGGCCGCCTCAACGAGATTTCCTCGCTGACGCTCGTCGACATGCTCGCGCAGGAGGAGATCGAGAAACGGTTGGAAGGAGCGCTTTTCCCGCGATACGAGAATCGGAGGGATTGA
- a CDS encoding nucleotidyltransferase family protein, giving the protein MPKGIFTFDEIKRRLQPIFTSHRIRQAILFGSFGKGTATQKSDVDLLVDSDLRGLKFMGFVEELREALDDKDMDVFDVAHIEPKSRIVEEIKQTGIEIYAR; this is encoded by the coding sequence ATGCCGAAGGGGATTTTTACGTTCGACGAAATAAAACGGCGATTGCAGCCAATTTTTACTAGCCATCGGATTCGTCAGGCGATTCTTTTTGGTTCTTTCGGCAAGGGGACGGCAACGCAAAAAAGCGATGTGGATTTATTGGTGGACAGCGATTTGCGCGGACTGAAATTCATGGGCTTCGTGGAGGAGTTGCGCGAAGCTTTGGATGATAAGGATATGGATGTGTTCGATGTCGCTCATATCGAGCCTAAGTCTCGGATTGTCGAGGAAATTAAGCAGACGGGGATCGAGATTTATGCGCGATAA
- a CDS encoding HepT-like ribonuclease domain-containing protein, whose product MRDKIRNRIVHDYEGVNLRLIWEIVSDDMPALRCELNGMKKWFGEGGQVC is encoded by the coding sequence ATGCGCGATAAGATCAGGAATCGCATCGTTCATGACTACGAGGGCGTGAATTTGCGGCTTATTTGGGAGATTGTCTCTGACGACATGCCAGCGTTGCGATGCGAATTGAACGGTATGAAGAAGTGGTTTGGCGAGGGCGGACAGGTGTGCTGA
- a CDS encoding nitroreductase family protein, producing MENDVVFQRRSIRKYQERPVEPEKVERILRAGMQAPSACNQRPWEFFVVENREKIAALAKVTPYTGCAAGAPLLLALVYRTEGLTVPRFSHIDMAAAQQNIWLEATYLGLGGVWFGIAPYEENMKKVEEILEMPANLKAFSLFAIGYPNERKLHADRFEAERVHYVR from the coding sequence ATGGAGAATGACGTCGTGTTTCAGCGCCGCAGCATAAGGAAATATCAGGAGAGGCCGGTCGAGCCGGAGAAGGTCGAGCGCATCCTGCGTGCCGGGATGCAGGCGCCGTCCGCCTGCAATCAGCGGCCGTGGGAGTTCTTCGTCGTCGAGAACCGCGAAAAGATCGCCGCGCTCGCCAAGGTCACGCCCTATACGGGCTGCGCGGCAGGAGCGCCGCTCCTCTTAGCGCTCGTCTACCGTACGGAAGGCTTGACCGTGCCTCGCTTCTCGCACATCGACATGGCGGCGGCGCAGCAGAACATCTGGCTCGAAGCGACGTATCTCGGCCTCGGCGGCGTCTGGTTCGGCATTGCTCCCTACGAGGAGAACATGAAAAAGGTGGAAGAAATCCTCGAAATGCCCGCGAATCTCAAGGCATTCTCCCTCTTTGCCATCGGCTATCCGAATGAGAGAAAGCTGCACGCAGACAGGTTTGAAGCAGAGCGAGTGCATTATGTGAGGTGA
- a CDS encoding dicarboxylate/amino acid:cation symporter, whose amino-acid sequence MSEEKNHAAVEETAQAAIAKSRQNGQGKQFVLWFLALIVGAGLGWLNVGPLNELFDFVATVFTRLFQFIAVPTIALAVITTLAALGAKKDTGRIFAHAVTYTLLTTISAATVGLALYVWIAPGNLPAEIIGAGTADVPQKLGTLSYYDHILSVIPNNLLQPFLSGNVLSVMLIAASVGLALAFMPKTENRAVLLKALHGAQELLFTLIRALLYVLPVGILAFAAQLSAQIEAGVIVGALGKYTAVVLGGNLIQFFIILPLFLLVRGLNPLHVFRKMAPAVTVALFTKSSAGTLPVTLASAEKNLKVNPTVSRFVLPICTTINMNGCAAFILVTSLFVMQNAGFEITLGTMVTWLFVAVLAAVGNAGVPMGCYFLTLSLMSSLGAPLGLMGVILPIYTIIDMIETAENVWSDAAVCAMTDHDLEGTLDDEEVHPAEI is encoded by the coding sequence ATGTCGGAAGAAAAGAATCATGCAGCCGTCGAGGAGACGGCGCAGGCGGCGATCGCAAAGAGCCGCCAAAACGGACAGGGCAAGCAGTTTGTCCTGTGGTTTCTCGCGCTCATTGTCGGCGCCGGCCTTGGCTGGCTGAACGTCGGGCCTTTGAACGAATTGTTTGATTTTGTCGCAACGGTATTCACGCGCCTCTTTCAGTTCATCGCCGTGCCGACCATCGCTCTCGCTGTCATCACGACGCTTGCGGCGCTTGGCGCGAAGAAGGATACGGGACGCATCTTTGCCCATGCTGTCACTTATACACTGTTGACGACCATTTCGGCGGCGACTGTCGGACTTGCACTCTATGTGTGGATAGCGCCGGGCAACTTGCCCGCTGAGATCATCGGAGCAGGTACGGCCGATGTGCCGCAGAAGCTTGGGACGCTTTCCTACTATGACCACATCCTTTCGGTCATTCCGAACAATTTGCTGCAGCCGTTCCTCTCGGGCAATGTGCTCTCCGTCATGTTGATTGCGGCATCTGTCGGGCTGGCGCTCGCCTTCATGCCAAAGACGGAAAATCGTGCCGTGCTGTTGAAGGCGCTCCATGGCGCACAGGAGCTTCTCTTCACACTGATCCGTGCACTGCTCTACGTTCTGCCCGTCGGCATCCTAGCATTTGCCGCGCAGCTATCGGCACAGATCGAAGCTGGTGTCATCGTCGGTGCGCTCGGCAAGTATACGGCTGTCGTCCTCGGCGGCAATCTCATCCAGTTTTTCATCATCCTGCCGCTCTTCCTCCTCGTGCGCGGCCTCAATCCGCTCCATGTCTTCCGCAAGATGGCGCCGGCCGTCACTGTGGCGCTCTTTACGAAGAGCTCGGCGGGCACTTTGCCCGTGACGTTGGCTTCGGCGGAGAAGAATCTCAAGGTGAATCCGACTGTCTCGCGCTTCGTCCTGCCGATCTGCACGACGATCAACATGAACGGCTGCGCGGCCTTCATCCTCGTGACCTCGCTCTTCGTCATGCAGAATGCGGGCTTTGAGATTACGCTCGGCACGATGGTCACGTGGCTCTTCGTCGCCGTCCTCGCCGCCGTCGGTAATGCGGGCGTGCCCATGGGCTGCTACTTCCTGACGCTCTCCTTGATGTCCTCGCTCGGTGCGCCCTTGGGGCTTATGGGCGTGATTCTCCCCATCTACACGATCATCGACATGATCGAGACGGCGGAGAACGTCTGGTCTGATGCCGCCGTCTGTGCCATGACGGATCACGATCTCGAAGGAACGCTCGACGACGAAGAGGTACACCCAGCGGAAATTTGA
- a CDS encoding multidrug effflux MFS transporter translates to MKTTKLRRISLTIFLGIMSAMAPLATDMYLPALPELSAEFSASTSATQLTLTMTLLGMAIGQIFLGALSDMYGRKRPLFAGMVAFALVSAGCFYASSIEPFLALRFLQGFAGASGIVIARAIARDVAEGVELTRFLSILMLVNGLAPILAPVAGGQLLVFSSWRIVFAVLAAIGVLLAVWTLKTRETLAEGKRQKSMTASFHAFPTLLRDRYFLGHCLVQCFVFGAFFSYIAGSSFVFQNIYGVSAQGYSLIFGGIGTGLFLAGLLPARLAGRVKDISMLKASLLVPLVGSALLLASLLAGFAPLALTIVLLFITVVPLSVMGTASFSLALSRQGRNAGAASALIGFFSMVLGGVMMPLVGIAGDHTAIPMAVLMLTGYALGAIVFYSNVKNG, encoded by the coding sequence ATGAAAACGACAAAACTCCGTCGCATAAGCCTGACTATTTTTCTAGGCATAATGTCGGCTATGGCGCCGCTGGCGACCGACATGTACCTGCCTGCTCTGCCCGAGCTTTCAGCAGAATTTTCCGCCTCGACCTCGGCGACGCAGCTGACTTTGACGATGACGCTGCTCGGCATGGCCATCGGGCAGATCTTCCTCGGGGCTTTGAGCGATATGTACGGGCGCAAACGGCCGCTCTTTGCGGGCATGGTCGCCTTCGCTCTCGTCTCGGCGGGCTGCTTCTACGCAAGCTCTATCGAACCTTTTCTCGCACTGCGCTTTCTGCAGGGATTTGCGGGCGCGAGCGGCATCGTCATCGCGCGTGCCATCGCGCGTGACGTAGCCGAGGGCGTCGAGCTCACGCGCTTCTTGTCCATCCTCATGCTCGTGAACGGACTCGCGCCGATCCTCGCTCCCGTCGCCGGCGGACAGCTCCTCGTCTTCTCCTCGTGGCGCATCGTCTTCGCCGTGCTCGCCGCCATCGGCGTCCTCCTCGCCGTCTGGACGCTCAAAACGCGTGAGACGCTGGCCGAAGGGAAGCGCCAAAAGAGCATGACGGCGAGTTTCCATGCCTTTCCCACGCTCCTTCGCGACCGCTACTTTCTCGGCCACTGCCTCGTGCAGTGTTTCGTCTTCGGCGCGTTCTTCTCCTACATCGCCGGCTCTTCCTTCGTCTTTCAGAACATCTACGGCGTCTCGGCGCAAGGCTACAGCCTGATCTTCGGCGGCATCGGCACGGGACTCTTCCTCGCGGGACTCCTGCCCGCACGCCTCGCCGGACGCGTCAAGGACATCTCCATGCTCAAGGCCTCGCTCCTCGTACCGCTCGTCGGCAGTGCGCTCCTCCTTGCCTCCCTCCTTGCGGGATTCGCCCCGCTCGCGCTCACCATCGTCCTGCTCTTCATCACCGTCGTGCCGCTCTCCGTCATGGGAACGGCGAGCTTCTCGCTCGCGCTCTCACGCCAGGGCAGGAACGCGGGTGCAGCGTCGGCTCTCATCGGCTTCTTCTCCATGGTGCTCGGCGGCGTCATGATGCCCCTCGTCGGCATCGCAGGAGACCATACGGCGATTCCCATGGCAGTTCTCATGCTCACCGGCTACGCGCTCGGCGCAATCGTCTTCTACAGCAACGTCAAAAACGGCTGA
- a CDS encoding class I adenylate-forming enzyme family protein: MLLHEILQNGRGEDIAVIDRGRRITYDELREALRASRDRFYAAGIRAHDHVALFSHNRVELLIAYLAVNSLGAVAVPLNYQLSVREVAYIIKDAGVRHLVTEKELPLESHLGQQGYGGELHQLPLLDVMKPASAMPAPKLSNIFSEENPCVIIYTSGTTGAPKGAVLSHRNQCTNAHQVMEHHSITPNDKVLCVLPMYHCFAWTCSVLATLTAGGTIVIVNGFMPKETIRAIRDEKVTIMYAVPSVCAILTRQADAEDLKSLRLTGIGGTALPQEIAAAYREKFGLTIYEVYGLSEASPVVTMDSPRHYRPGSIGVPMKGLEVIIANTDGTELARGMAGELLVKGPTVMKGYWHQDEATARALKDGWLHTGDIARMDEDGFVYIVDRIKDMIISMGENVYPREIEELVYSFPGIEDAAVIAIPDPLRGQAGACYYTVKKNEEVDMRTLKKFLQKNLAVYKVPREFCQIPEMPRTSTGKIAKREIARLYREDK; this comes from the coding sequence ATGCTACTGCACGAAATCTTGCAAAACGGGCGCGGCGAAGACATCGCCGTCATCGACCGCGGTCGCCGCATCACTTACGACGAACTGCGCGAAGCCCTGAGAGCCTCGCGTGACCGCTTCTACGCCGCCGGAATCCGTGCGCACGACCACGTCGCGCTCTTTTCCCATAACCGCGTCGAACTCCTCATCGCCTACCTCGCTGTGAACTCGCTCGGCGCTGTCGCCGTCCCGCTCAACTACCAGCTCAGCGTGCGCGAAGTCGCCTACATCATCAAGGACGCGGGCGTGCGTCACCTCGTGACGGAAAAGGAGCTTCCCCTCGAATCCCACCTCGGACAGCAGGGATACGGCGGTGAGCTTCATCAGCTGCCCCTCCTCGACGTCATGAAGCCCGCAAGCGCCATGCCCGCGCCGAAGCTTTCGAACATCTTCTCAGAGGAAAATCCCTGCGTCATCATCTACACCTCGGGCACGACAGGCGCCCCCAAGGGCGCCGTACTCAGTCATCGAAACCAGTGCACGAACGCGCATCAGGTCATGGAGCATCACTCCATCACGCCGAACGACAAGGTTCTCTGCGTGCTGCCGATGTACCACTGCTTTGCCTGGACGTGCTCCGTCCTTGCGACGCTCACAGCCGGCGGCACGATCGTCATCGTCAACGGCTTCATGCCCAAGGAGACGATCCGCGCCATCCGCGACGAGAAGGTCACTATCATGTACGCCGTGCCTTCCGTCTGCGCCATCCTCACGCGTCAGGCAGATGCGGAAGACCTCAAGAGCCTTCGCCTGACGGGCATCGGCGGCACGGCGCTGCCGCAGGAAATCGCTGCCGCCTACCGCGAAAAGTTCGGCCTCACGATCTACGAGGTCTATGGACTCTCCGAGGCCTCTCCCGTCGTCACGATGGACTCGCCGCGTCACTACCGCCCCGGCTCTATCGGCGTGCCCATGAAGGGGCTTGAGGTCATCATCGCCAACACCGACGGCACGGAACTCGCACGAGGCATGGCGGGCGAGCTGCTCGTCAAAGGGCCAACCGTCATGAAGGGCTACTGGCATCAGGACGAGGCGACGGCTCGTGCACTCAAGGACGGCTGGCTGCATACGGGCGACATCGCGCGCATGGACGAGGACGGCTTCGTCTACATCGTCGACCGCATCAAGGACATGATCATCAGCATGGGCGAGAACGTCTACCCGCGCGAGATCGAAGAGCTCGTCTACTCCTTCCCCGGCATCGAGGACGCCGCCGTCATCGCCATTCCCGATCCTCTGCGCGGGCAGGCGGGCGCCTGCTACTACACGGTCAAGAAGAACGAAGAGGTCGACATGCGCACCTTGAAGAAGTTCTTGCAGAAGAATCTCGCCGTCTACAAGGTGCCGCGCGAGTTCTGCCAGATTCCTGAAATGCCGCGCACCTCGACCGGAAAGATTGCCAAGCGCGAGATCGCACGCCTCTATCGCGAGGATAAGTGA
- a CDS encoding ABC transporter substrate-binding protein, producing MRKIFALLLAAFVAIAAAGCTTNGQDASKVGSAEPGSGNRKITMGYSQIGAQSTWRAAHTASIKQAAEDAGIELQFSNAELKQENQIRAIRSFIAQKVDIIAFSPIVATGWDEVLKEAKAAKIPVIIVDRDLQTNDDSLYVMRIGTDSVREGREAFRWLDGYMLAKGKKPRDGGAKFNIAEIKGPAGSSVVERRDTGFRDEMTASPNKDAYEILVAQNSTFQKDGGKQVMTEMLKNYKDKIDILFAQNDDMALGAIEAIEAAGLKPGQDIVIVSCDGTRAIFQAMIDGKSNCTVEGNPLQGPLLMEMAKKVLAGEKVERTVFVKDSVYPAEIAPMAIQERKY from the coding sequence ATGAGGAAAATCTTTGCCTTGCTGCTTGCTGCATTCGTGGCGATTGCAGCTGCGGGGTGTACGACGAATGGGCAGGACGCGAGCAAGGTCGGCAGCGCAGAACCGGGTTCCGGAAACCGCAAGATCACGATGGGCTACTCGCAGATCGGCGCCCAGTCCACATGGCGCGCCGCGCATACGGCGTCGATCAAGCAGGCAGCGGAGGACGCGGGCATCGAGCTGCAGTTCTCCAACGCGGAACTCAAGCAGGAGAATCAGATTCGGGCGATCCGCTCGTTCATCGCGCAGAAGGTCGACATCATCGCCTTCTCGCCCATCGTGGCGACGGGTTGGGATGAGGTGCTGAAGGAAGCGAAGGCGGCGAAGATTCCCGTGATCATCGTCGATCGCGACCTTCAGACGAACGACGATAGCCTCTACGTCATGCGCATCGGCACGGATTCCGTGCGCGAAGGGCGCGAGGCGTTCCGCTGGCTCGACGGCTATATGTTGGCCAAAGGGAAGAAGCCGCGCGACGGCGGTGCGAAGTTCAACATCGCCGAGATCAAAGGCCCTGCAGGTTCGTCCGTTGTCGAGCGACGCGACACGGGCTTTCGCGATGAGATGACGGCATCGCCGAACAAGGACGCCTATGAGATTCTCGTCGCACAGAACTCGACGTTCCAGAAGGACGGCGGCAAGCAGGTCATGACGGAGATGCTTAAGAACTACAAGGACAAGATCGACATTCTCTTCGCGCAGAACGACGATATGGCGCTCGGTGCGATCGAGGCGATCGAGGCGGCGGGATTGAAGCCCGGACAGGACATCGTGATCGTTTCGTGCGACGGCACGCGTGCGATCTTCCAGGCGATGATCGACGGCAAGAGCAACTGCACCGTCGAAGGCAACCCGCTGCAGGGGCCGCTCTTGATGGAGATGGCGAAGAAGGTTTTAGCCGGCGAGAAGGTCGAGCGCACGGTCTTCGTCAAGGACAGCGTCTATCCGGCAGAAATCGCCCCGATGGCGATACAGGAAAGAAAATATTGA
- a CDS encoding zeta toxin family protein yields MVSSTRKKPEIVLFAGPNGSGKSTFTEVLRPIMDYINADEIKKNLKCSDIKAAQIAEHQREECLSKLRDFCFETVLSTSRNLYLLERARDAGYFIRCYYVLTADPRINVYRVKMRVASGGHDVPEEKIYTRYDRAMALVPAVVAVSDICHIYDNSEAQAFRIFKKRKDVCFFDECDDWRRKNIEILTGIANMERKNLNHRM; encoded by the coding sequence ATGGTGAGCAGCACGCGGAAGAAACCTGAAATTGTCCTTTTCGCCGGCCCTAATGGATCGGGCAAGAGTACGTTTACAGAGGTTCTGCGTCCCATTATGGACTATATCAATGCCGATGAAATCAAGAAGAATCTTAAATGCAGCGACATCAAGGCTGCGCAGATCGCAGAACATCAGCGCGAAGAATGTCTAAGCAAGCTGCGCGATTTTTGCTTCGAAACAGTGCTCTCCACATCACGCAATCTGTATTTGCTTGAGCGGGCAAGGGATGCGGGCTATTTTATTCGTTGCTATTATGTTTTGACTGCAGATCCACGAATCAATGTATACCGTGTGAAGATGCGCGTAGCTTCAGGAGGGCACGATGTTCCAGAAGAGAAAATCTATACGCGCTATGATCGTGCTATGGCTCTTGTTCCTGCGGTCGTAGCGGTGAGTGACATTTGCCATATTTACGACAATTCGGAGGCGCAGGCATTCCGTATTTTTAAGAAGCGAAAGGATGTGTGCTTTTTTGATGAATGCGATGATTGGAGAAGGAAAAATATTGAGATTTTAACAGGGATTGCGAATATGGAGCGGAAAAACTTGAATCATCGCATGTAG
- the secG gene encoding preprotein translocase subunit SecG has translation MVLDALVAILLIVAVLGQEPKSAGMGGFDGGGGDTVFSAKARGMDALLARVTVVLAVLFGAITLVIAKMTM, from the coding sequence ATGGTGCTTGATGCGCTTGTCGCCATACTCCTGATTGTTGCCGTCTTGGGGCAGGAGCCTAAGTCTGCGGGCATGGGCGGCTTCGACGGGGGCGGCGGCGATACCGTGTTCAGCGCGAAGGCGCGCGGCATGGATGCGCTCTTGGCGCGTGTGACAGTCGTTCTGGCGGTGCTTTTCGGTGCGATTACGCTCGTGATTGCCAAGATGACGATGTAG
- a CDS encoding alpha/beta hydrolase has product MIIEGAEPFLLPGGPHGVLLLHGFTGMPPEMRLLAEALHRAGHTVLCPRLAGHGTSPEDLAHMDAEDWYDSALDGYAILSGLVPRISVVGHSMGALLALRLAAQKSVTGVVTLAAPIFIDEGRGMKHLPPRSACIGRFHPKLRKALRDVPEFCNVTYDRMPLVAIHELVGFIEHVKALLPKVYAPLLLVHSLHDRTAHRRSLRYIYDHVGAAHKEVLWLVRSGHLVMLDAERRAVFRRTASFLREMGSV; this is encoded by the coding sequence ATGATCATCGAGGGAGCGGAGCCTTTCCTTTTGCCGGGCGGCCCGCACGGCGTGCTGCTCCTGCATGGCTTCACGGGCATGCCGCCCGAGATGCGGCTTCTCGCCGAAGCCCTTCATCGTGCAGGTCATACGGTGCTTTGCCCGCGCCTCGCCGGGCACGGCACGAGTCCCGAGGATTTGGCACATATGGACGCTGAGGACTGGTACGATTCGGCTCTCGATGGCTATGCGATCCTTTCAGGGCTCGTGCCGCGCATTTCTGTCGTCGGTCATTCGATGGGGGCGCTCCTCGCTCTTCGTCTCGCGGCGCAAAAGAGCGTCACGGGTGTCGTGACGCTCGCAGCACCGATCTTCATTGACGAGGGGCGCGGCATGAAGCACCTGCCGCCGCGCAGCGCGTGCATCGGCAGGTTTCATCCGAAACTGCGCAAGGCTCTGCGCGACGTGCCCGAGTTCTGCAATGTAACGTATGACAGGATGCCGCTCGTCGCCATCCACGAACTCGTCGGCTTCATCGAGCATGTCAAGGCGCTGCTGCCAAAGGTATATGCGCCGCTCCTCCTCGTGCACTCGCTGCACGACCGCACGGCGCACAGGAGAAGCCTCCGCTATATCTATGACCATGTGGGGGCGGCGCATAAGGAAGTTCTTTGGCTCGTGCGCTCGGGTCATCTCGTGATGCTCGACGCTGAGCGACGGGCGGTCTTCCGGCGTACGGCATCGTTTTTGCGCGAGATGGGGAGCGTTTGA
- a CDS encoding PaaI family thioesterase yields the protein MPYEKIGQGEDYCFACGPKNPIGLHLEFQLADGKFRARKALAPEYQGYSGIVHGGIVTTLLDEAMGGYLYDRLGERAVTARLAVRYRNPAPIGEELLIEGWEESRRKGFVNMRAKLSLADGTVLAEATAKMALVGEMNGTK from the coding sequence ATGCCATACGAAAAGATCGGGCAGGGTGAGGACTACTGCTTTGCCTGCGGACCGAAGAATCCCATCGGGCTTCATTTGGAGTTTCAGCTGGCGGACGGGAAATTCCGGGCGCGCAAGGCGCTTGCGCCCGAGTACCAGGGATACAGCGGCATCGTGCACGGCGGCATCGTCACGACGCTGCTCGATGAGGCGATGGGCGGCTATCTCTACGACAGACTCGGCGAGCGGGCTGTGACGGCGCGTCTGGCCGTGCGCTATCGAAATCCTGCGCCCATCGGCGAGGAGCTTTTGATCGAGGGATGGGAGGAGAGCCGCCGCAAGGGGTTCGTGAACATGCGCGCCAAACTTTCGCTCGCTGACGGCACTGTGCTTGCGGAAGCGACGGCGAAGATGGCGCTGGTAGGAGAAATGAATGGAACAAAATGA